The following are encoded together in the Flavobacterium haoranii genome:
- the sufD gene encoding Fe-S cluster assembly protein SufD, with protein sequence MDLKDKLLSSYMAFEEKFDENSSLHEVRNNAIKNFEAKGFPSKKEEAWKYTSLNAVLKNDFSVFPKSEPAIEFKEVKKYFLHDVDTYKLVFIDGKFSSFLSSTTHDGLDVCLMSSVLNKPKYKLVLDTYFNQVASKDESLTTLNTAFAKEGAFVNIPKGKIADKPIEIIHFSTGNEAAIMLQPRNLIVVGENAHVQIIERHQSLNENPVLTNSVTEIFAQKRAICDYYKIQNDEQSANLIDNTYIAQKQESRVAVHTFSFGGNITRNNLNFYHQGERIDSTLKGITIIGDKQHVDHYTLVHHAQPNCESHQNYKGIYGDSSTGVFNGKIYVEKEAQKTDAFQQNNNILVSEKATINAKPQLEIFADDVKCSHGCTIGQLDESAMFYMQQRGIPKKEARALLMYAFTDEVMESVKIPELKQRITKIIAKKLGVNLGFDL encoded by the coding sequence ATGGATTTAAAAGATAAATTACTTTCGTCTTACATGGCATTCGAAGAGAAATTCGATGAAAACTCTAGTTTACATGAAGTTCGAAATAACGCAATAAAAAACTTTGAAGCAAAAGGTTTTCCTTCAAAAAAAGAGGAAGCTTGGAAATACACGTCTTTAAATGCGGTTTTAAAAAATGATTTTTCGGTTTTCCCAAAATCGGAACCTGCAATTGAGTTTAAAGAAGTAAAAAAATACTTTTTACATGATGTAGATACCTATAAATTGGTGTTTATCGATGGAAAGTTTAGTTCGTTTTTATCTTCAACAACACATGACGGTTTAGATGTTTGTTTGATGTCTTCGGTTTTAAACAAGCCAAAATATAAATTGGTTTTAGACACTTATTTTAACCAAGTAGCAAGCAAAGACGAATCGTTAACTACGTTAAATACAGCTTTTGCAAAAGAAGGTGCATTTGTTAATATTCCTAAAGGGAAAATTGCAGATAAACCTATTGAAATTATTCATTTTTCAACAGGAAATGAAGCGGCAATTATGTTACAACCGCGTAATTTAATTGTAGTAGGTGAAAATGCACATGTTCAGATTATTGAGCGTCACCAAAGCTTGAATGAAAACCCTGTTTTAACGAATAGTGTTACTGAAATTTTTGCACAAAAAAGAGCCATTTGCGATTACTATAAAATTCAGAATGATGAACAATCGGCAAATTTAATTGATAATACTTACATTGCTCAAAAACAAGAAAGTAGAGTAGCGGTTCACACGTTTTCATTTGGAGGAAACATCACGCGTAACAATCTAAATTTCTATCACCAAGGCGAACGAATTGATTCCACTTTAAAAGGAATTACTATCATTGGCGATAAACAACACGTAGATCATTATACATTAGTGCATCACGCACAGCCAAATTGCGAAAGTCACCAAAATTACAAAGGTATTTATGGTGATAGTTCAACTGGTGTTTTCAATGGGAAAATCTATGTGGAAAAAGAAGCGCAAAAAACAGATGCTTTTCAACAAAACAATAACATTTTAGTTAGTGAAAAAGCGACCATTAATGCAAAACCTCAATTAGAAATATTTGCTGATGATGTAAAATGTTCGCATGGTTGTACGATTGGTCAGTTAGATGAAAGTGCTATGTTTTATATGCAACAACGCGGAATTCCTAAAAAAGAAGCGCGTGCCTTATTAATGTATGCGTTTACAGATGAGGTAATGGAAAGCGTTAAAATACCTGAATTAAAACAACGAATTACTAAGATTATTGCCAAAAAACTAGGCGTGAATCTAGGATTTGACTTGTAA
- a CDS encoding serine hydrolase domain-containing protein: MSKSFYLITFFTFLFVTQLIKAQNVSSEIDSLLQKYEQPNSPGLGIGIIKNGEIIYSKSIGYTTLEYNIKNSDSTVFSLASIAKQFTAACAWVLIKENKLSLDDDIRKYLPEIKAHSQDIKVRHLLNHTSGLSNYHSLMYLSGFDYDKEYYDNSTVLKLAAKQAKLNNIPGEKVVYANTNYTLLSIIIERISGMNLHEFAKEKLFIPLEMHNTLVRIENNTIIKNKAVGYRKTKDGFIQLPRIQTSYGAGSMGSTVKDMAVWINMLNGDNPKFIGLSHFLTTLETLPSGEKAKYARGVMVDDYKGFTTISHSGYSWGGQSQLITIPEKKLGIIIMTNLESINPTPISYEILDLFLPKTKAIKEKSSKKYIAKSKDLKSFVGQYKEVNSDMKMEILLENDTLKSKGARANKPTALEGFEKINSTELIVKVLSMILRKTKITI; this comes from the coding sequence ATGTCAAAGTCATTTTATTTAATTACGTTTTTTACATTTTTATTTGTTACACAATTAATAAAAGCACAGAATGTTTCAAGTGAAATAGATTCCCTTTTACAAAAATACGAACAACCAAATTCGCCGGGTTTAGGTATTGGCATAATTAAAAATGGTGAAATAATCTACTCTAAAAGTATAGGGTACACTACATTAGAGTACAATATAAAAAATTCAGATTCTACAGTTTTTAGTCTTGCATCAATTGCAAAACAATTTACGGCGGCTTGTGCTTGGGTGTTGATAAAAGAAAATAAATTAAGTTTAGATGATGATATTAGAAAATATTTACCTGAAATTAAAGCACATAGTCAGGATATAAAAGTTAGACATTTATTAAACCATACAAGCGGACTTTCAAACTATCATTCTTTAATGTACTTATCGGGTTTTGATTATGATAAAGAGTATTATGATAATTCCACAGTATTAAAATTAGCAGCTAAACAAGCAAAACTAAATAATATTCCGGGTGAAAAAGTAGTTTATGCTAATACTAATTATACTTTATTATCAATTATTATAGAACGTATTTCAGGAATGAATTTACATGAATTTGCTAAAGAAAAACTATTTATTCCTTTAGAAATGCATAATACTTTGGTAAGAATAGAGAACAACACCATTATTAAAAATAAAGCTGTTGGATATCGAAAAACAAAAGACGGTTTTATTCAATTACCTAGAATCCAAACTAGCTATGGCGCAGGAAGTATGGGTTCAACTGTAAAAGATATGGCAGTGTGGATTAATATGCTAAATGGTGATAATCCAAAATTTATAGGATTGAGTCATTTTTTAACTACTTTAGAAACACTTCCGTCTGGCGAAAAAGCAAAATACGCTCGTGGCGTAATGGTTGACGATTATAAAGGATTTACAACCATTAGCCATAGTGGATACAGTTGGGGCGGTCAATCGCAATTGATTACTATTCCTGAAAAGAAACTAGGTATCATCATTATGACCAATTTAGAATCCATAAATCCAACGCCTATTTCCTATGAAATATTAGATTTATTTCTTCCTAAAACTAAAGCAATAAAAGAAAAATCATCTAAAAAGTATATCGCAAAATCAAAAGATTTAAAATCTTTCGTAGGACAATACAAAGAGGTTAATAGCGATATGAAAATGGAAATTCTTCTTGAAAATGACACTTTAAAATCTAAAGGCGCAAGAGCAAACAAACCTACTGCTTTAGAAGGATTTGAAAAAATAAATTCCACAGAATTAATAGTGAAAGTGTTAAGTATGATTTTACGAAAAACGAAAATCACGATTTAG